A region from the Beduinella massiliensis genome encodes:
- a CDS encoding oligopeptide/dipeptide ABC transporter ATP-binding protein — protein MSEHLIEVKDLKQHFPVRTGFFKTTMLKAVDGVSFAIDEGETLGLVGESGCGKTTVGRSILHLYEPTGGEVLYKGNRVTKHNIESYRKDMQVVFQDPYSSLNPRMTVADIVGEPLDIHHLYKTKAERKEKIDELLNLVGLNSDHARRYAHEFSGGQRQRIGIARALAVNPKFIVCDEPVSALDVSIQAQIINTFEELQQKLGIAYLFIAHDLLVVQHMSRRIAVMYLGRIVESASADEIIDRPIHPYTQSLISAIPIPDPETARSRHRIPLEGDVPSPLHMPEGCSFRTRCRYATERCTKECPALKDVGGGHFVSCWNPQG, from the coding sequence ATGAGCGAGCACCTGATCGAGGTCAAGGATCTGAAACAGCACTTCCCCGTACGCACCGGCTTTTTCAAGACCACCATGCTCAAAGCGGTGGACGGCGTCTCCTTCGCCATCGACGAAGGCGAAACGCTCGGCCTCGTGGGCGAATCCGGCTGCGGTAAGACGACGGTGGGCCGCTCCATCCTGCACTTGTACGAGCCGACGGGCGGCGAGGTGCTTTACAAGGGCAACCGCGTCACAAAGCACAACATCGAAAGCTACCGCAAGGACATGCAGGTCGTCTTTCAGGACCCCTATTCTTCCCTCAACCCGCGCATGACGGTCGCGGACATCGTCGGCGAGCCGCTGGACATCCATCATTTGTACAAGACAAAGGCCGAGCGCAAGGAGAAGATCGACGAGCTGCTGAACCTCGTCGGCCTCAACAGCGACCATGCCCGCCGCTACGCGCACGAATTCTCGGGCGGCCAGCGCCAGCGTATCGGCATCGCCCGCGCGCTGGCGGTGAACCCCAAGTTCATCGTCTGCGACGAGCCCGTCTCCGCGCTGGACGTGTCCATTCAAGCGCAGATCATCAATACCTTTGAAGAACTGCAGCAAAAGCTGGGCATCGCCTATCTCTTCATCGCGCACGACCTGCTGGTCGTGCAGCACATGAGCCGGCGCATCGCGGTCATGTACCTGGGCCGCATCGTGGAAAGCGCCTCGGCGGACGAAATCATCGACCGCCCGATTCATCCCTACACGCAGTCGCTCATCTCCGCCATCCCGATTCCGGATCCGGAGACCGCGCGTTCCCGTCACCGTATCCCGCTCGAAGGCGACGTGCCCAGCCCGCTCCACATGCCGGAGGGTTGCTCGTTCCGCACCCGCTGCCGCTATGCGACCGAACGGTGCACGAAGGAATGCCCCGCGCTCAAGGACGTGGGCGGCGGCCACTTCGTCTCGTGCTGGAACCCACAGGGCTAA
- a CDS encoding ABC transporter substrate-binding protein has translation MKKLLSMLMAVLMMTTCFSAALADAGSEPDWTEYNALIAQIKAETDYAAREALMHKAEDIVMTTGCLLPIYYYNDLFMMKPDVKGFYANVYGTKFFTYATNGDNTTLKLQLASEPDKLDPALNTTVDGASLAANSFAGLYSYDETGHQVPNLAESYMVSEDGLTYTFTMKDGLKWSNGDPLTAKDMEYSWKRAAAPDTAADYSYMFNGIEGYPENLNVAASEDGKTFTVKLSAPCAYFLDLAAFPTFFAVHQATVEGAAGYKNEDGSIANPGAWALEAGFVSCGPYMLESWTHNESMVYVKNPNYWDAENVKLERLEFMLSADDTAVYSAYQSGDLDFIDTVPNDEIQNLLDNPEFYVVDQLGTYYVCFNVKSHLFDGKTVEQANAMRQAFSALVDRQYIIDTVAQTGQKIATSFVPAGMADGNGGVFKTNDADYTFPVNDGYYAEEPDVDAAIELLKSAGYEFDANNMLSSSTPITFEYLTNTATSHQAIAECIQQDLAVIGINMTIKSVDWNVFLNERKAGNYDIARNGWLADFNDPINFLEMWETDSGNNDVQFGR, from the coding sequence ATGAAGAAACTGCTTTCCATGCTCATGGCCGTGCTGATGATGACCACGTGCTTCAGCGCTGCGCTCGCCGACGCGGGCTCGGAGCCCGACTGGACGGAGTATAACGCGCTCATCGCCCAGATCAAGGCTGAGACCGACTACGCTGCCCGCGAAGCCCTGATGCACAAGGCCGAGGACATCGTGATGACCACCGGCTGCCTGCTGCCCATTTACTACTACAACGACCTGTTCATGATGAAGCCGGACGTCAAGGGCTTCTACGCCAACGTATACGGCACCAAGTTCTTCACCTACGCCACCAATGGCGACAACACCACCCTCAAGCTCCAGCTCGCCAGCGAGCCGGACAAGCTTGACCCGGCGCTCAACACCACAGTGGACGGCGCGAGCCTCGCGGCCAACAGCTTCGCGGGCCTGTACTCCTACGACGAGACCGGCCATCAGGTACCGAACCTCGCGGAGAGCTACATGGTCTCTGAGGACGGCCTGACCTACACCTTCACCATGAAGGACGGCCTCAAGTGGTCCAACGGCGACCCGCTGACCGCCAAGGACATGGAATACTCCTGGAAGCGCGCCGCCGCGCCGGATACCGCCGCGGATTACTCCTACATGTTCAACGGGATCGAGGGCTATCCTGAAAACCTGAACGTCGCGGCGTCCGAGGACGGCAAGACCTTCACCGTGAAGCTCTCCGCTCCCTGCGCGTACTTCCTCGATCTGGCCGCGTTCCCGACCTTCTTCGCGGTGCATCAGGCGACCGTGGAAGGCGCCGCGGGCTATAAGAACGAGGACGGCAGCATCGCCAACCCCGGCGCATGGGCGCTTGAGGCGGGCTTCGTCTCCTGCGGACCGTACATGCTCGAGAGCTGGACGCACAACGAGTCCATGGTCTACGTGAAGAACCCGAACTACTGGGATGCCGAGAACGTGAAGCTCGAGCGCCTTGAGTTCATGCTCTCCGCGGACGACACGGCTGTCTATTCCGCCTATCAGTCCGGCGACCTGGACTTCATCGACACCGTTCCCAACGACGAAATTCAGAACCTGCTGGACAACCCCGAATTCTACGTCGTGGATCAGCTGGGCACCTACTACGTCTGCTTTAACGTGAAGTCCCACCTGTTTGACGGCAAGACCGTGGAGCAGGCCAACGCGATGCGCCAGGCGTTCAGCGCGCTGGTGGATCGTCAGTACATCATCGACACCGTCGCGCAGACCGGCCAGAAGATCGCCACGAGCTTCGTGCCCGCGGGCATGGCGGACGGCAACGGCGGCGTGTTCAAGACGAACGATGCCGACTACACCTTCCCGGTCAACGACGGCTACTACGCCGAGGAGCCGGACGTGGATGCGGCGATCGAGCTGCTCAAGAGCGCGGGCTATGAGTTCGACGCGAACAACATGCTCTCTTCCTCCACCCCGATCACCTTCGAGTACCTGACCAACACCGCCACCAGCCACCAGGCGATCGCGGAGTGCATCCAGCAGGATCTGGCCGTCATCGGCATCAACATGACGATCAAATCCGTCGACTGGAACGTGTTCCTCAACGAGCGCAAGGCGGGCAATTACGACATCGCCCGCAACGGCTGGCTTGCGGACTTCAACGACCCGATCAACTTCCTGGAGATGTGGGAGACCGACTCCGGCAACAACGACGTGCAGTTCGGCCGCTGA
- a CDS encoding DUF2461 family protein, whose amino-acid sequence MPFSQQTIDFLIENRLRDSRAWFAENHERYQRFVIEPLRELVVRLTPCMRTIDAEVVTEPRVDKTICRIWRDTRYSHDKLLYRDTLWIIFKRGRMHSTEAPGLYFEIGPDGFNYGTGFYAPSSSYMQTLRAMVLAGTPSFQAAQRAYAAQDVFRMEGECFKRARYPDQPEALRAWLERRSIGFYAESADFDLLFSDGLADRLSDDFARIAPVYRFLMDAALEEKKRAIARPY is encoded by the coding sequence ATGCCTTTTTCACAGCAGACGATCGATTTCCTGATCGAAAACAGACTTCGCGACAGCCGCGCCTGGTTCGCGGAGAACCACGAGCGGTATCAACGTTTCGTCATCGAACCGCTGCGCGAGCTGGTCGTGCGGCTGACCCCCTGCATGCGGACAATCGACGCGGAGGTCGTCACGGAGCCGAGGGTGGACAAGACGATCTGCCGCATCTGGCGGGACACGCGCTATTCGCACGACAAGCTGCTCTACAGGGACACCCTGTGGATCATCTTTAAGCGCGGGCGCATGCACAGCACCGAGGCGCCGGGCCTCTACTTTGAAATCGGGCCGGACGGCTTCAACTACGGCACTGGGTTTTACGCGCCCTCGTCCAGCTACATGCAAACGCTGCGCGCCATGGTGCTGGCGGGCACGCCGTCGTTTCAGGCGGCGCAGCGGGCCTACGCTGCGCAGGACGTCTTCCGCATGGAAGGCGAATGCTTCAAGCGCGCACGCTATCCCGACCAGCCCGAGGCGCTGCGCGCGTGGCTGGAGCGGCGGAGCATCGGATTTTACGCGGAGAGCGCGGACTTCGATCTGCTCTTTTCGGACGGGCTGGCGGACAGGCTCTCGGACGACTTTGCGCGCATCGCGCCCGTCTATCGCTTTTTGATGGACGCGGCGTTGGAGGAAAAGAAGCGGGCGATCGCAAGGCCCTATTGA